A DNA window from Camelina sativa cultivar DH55 chromosome 17, Cs, whole genome shotgun sequence contains the following coding sequences:
- the LOC104758421 gene encoding uncharacterized protein LOC104758421, protein MFSAVAKPFLSPSPPLFRLPLSSFSISFRVIPSFFSSSSSSLLPSPRSSNPITPLLSSGRRNCSRHAFIVDQHLSCSMSEKPLRVAVLLSGGVDSSVALRLLHAAGHSCTAFYLKIWFQEGFENFWNQCPWEDDLKYAKHVCEQVNVPLEVVHLTDEYWERVVSYIIEEYRCGRTPNPDVLCNTRIKFGAFMDAIRDMKYDYVASGHYAKVVHPPADQNDSSSVLELSQDMVKDQTYFLSHLSQPQLKRLLFPLGCLKKDEVRKLATQFDLPNKDRKDSQGICFLGKIKFSDFVGRHIGEMEGVILEAETGDFLGNHRGFWFYTIGQRQGLRLPGGPWYVVEKDTKNNVVFVSRNYYSIDKRRRIFRVGSLRWLSGKPSNVSELRCKVRHGPGFYSCSFGMEAKGDVAVVHLDEDDQGLAAGQFAAFYEGTTCIGSGVILESWDDQCFPVCAKALQLAAMEDKTKLGKPVKIMTMPLTSSVEADSGEASAEEKLVNA, encoded by the exons ATGTTCTCCGCCGTCGCCAAACCCTTCCTCTCTCCTTCACCACCGCTCTTTCgccttcctctttcttctttctcaatttcCTTCCGCGTTATCCcctcattcttctcctcctcctcttcctctctcttgCCGTCTCCTCGATCTTCTAATCCAATCACGCCTCTCTTATCCTCGGGCCGCCGCAACTGTAGTCGCCATGCGTTTATCGTTGACCAACACCTCTCATGTTCCATGTCTGAGAAGCCCCTTCGTGTCGCCGTACTCCTCAGTGGCGGCGTCGATAGCAGTGTCGCTCTCCGTCTCCTCCACGCCGCTGGTCACTCCTGTACCGCTTTCTATCTCAAAATCTGGTTTCAG GAAGGCTTTGAGAATTTCTGGAATCAGTGCCCCTGGGAAGATGATTTGAAGTATGCAAAGCATGTTTGTGAGCAG GTTAATGTTCCTTTGGAGGTTGTGCATTTAACAGATGAATATTGGGAAAGAGTT GTTTCCTACATTATTGAGGAGTATCGTTGTGGACGTACACCTAATCCAGATGTTTTGTGTAATACTAGAATCAAGTTTG GCGCATTCATGGATGCAATTAGGGATATGAAGTATGACTACGTAGCTTCAGGTCACTATGCTAAAGTGGTTCATCCCCCTGctgaccaaaatgattcatcaTCTGTTTTGGAACTATCACAAGACATG gtgaaggatcagACCTACTTCCTCTCACATCTCTCTCAACCCCAGCTTAAGCGACTGCTTTTCCCACTTGGTTGTCTAAAGAAG GATGAAGTTCGCAAACTAGCCACGCAATTCGATTTGCCAAATAAAGATAGGAAGGATTCACAAGGGATATGTTTCCTTGGGAAG ATAAAGTTCAGTGACTTTGTCGGTAGACACATAGGAGAGATGGAAGGAGTTATATTGGAAGCGGAAACTGGAGATTTTCTTGGTAACCATCGGGGATTTTGGTTTTACACGATCGGACAACGCCAAGGTTTGCGTTTACCTGGTGGGCCTTG GTATGTTGTTGAAAAGGACACAAAGAACAATGTGGTGTTTGTCTCCAGAAATTACTACTCAATCGATAAGAGAAGGCGGATTTTCCGTGTTGGCTCCTTAAGATGGCTTAGTGGGAAACCTTCCAATGTTAGCGAGCTCCGTTGCAAG GTTCGACATGGGCCTGGCTTCTATAGCTGCAGTTTTGGAATGGAAGCAAAGGGAGATGTTGCAGTTGTACACCTAGACGAAGACGATCAAGGTCTAGCTGCTGGACAGTTTGCAGCGTTTTACGAGGGAACCACTTGCATTGGTTCAGGTGTAATATTGGAGTCTTGGGACGATCAATGTTTCCCGGTCTGTGCTAAAGCCCTTCAACTCGCAGCGATGGAAGATAAAACCAAACTCGGGAAACCCGTCAAAATCATGACGATGCCACTTACATCATCTGTTGAGGCTGATTCAGGAGAAGCCAGTGCAGAAGAAAAGCTGGTTAATGCATGA
- the LOC104758423 gene encoding LOW QUALITY PROTEIN: calvin cycle protein CP12-3, chloroplastic-like (The sequence of the model RefSeq protein was modified relative to this genomic sequence to represent the inferred CDS: deleted 2 bases in 1 codon), with the protein MMMMSAAASHVRVLLPLHQQGRSISTGSGIIRLIQTEPRRFKLTMATTATAKYKGTKMREEKLSEMIEEKVKEATEVCDADERSEECRVAWDEVEEVSQARSDLRIKLKLLNQDPLESVYQDNPETDECRVYED; encoded by the exons atgatgatgatgtcggCGGCGGCGAGCCACGTAAGAGTGCTGCTTCCGTTACACCAGCAGGGACGGTCTATCTCAACCGGATCGGGGATTATTCGACTGATCCAAACGGAACCGAGGCGATTCAAGCTGACGATGGCAACGACTGCGACTGCGAAGTACAAGGGGACgaagatgagagaagagaagctatCGGAGATGATAGAGGAGAAAGTGAAGGAAGCAACGGAGGTTTGTGACGCG GACGAGAGATCAGAGGAGTGTAGAGTCGCGTGGGACGAAGTTGAAGAGGTGAGTCAAGCCAGATCAGATCTAAGGATTAAACTGAAGCTACTCAACCAGGATCCTCTCGAGAGTGTCTACCAAGATAATCCTGAGACCGACGAGTGTCGAGTCTACGAAGATTAA
- the LOC104758422 gene encoding 1-acyl-sn-glycerol-3-phosphate acyltransferase 3, with translation MTIPVALVFIPVGVLFLISGLIVNIIQLVFFITVRPFSRSLYRRINKTVAELLWLQLIWLFDWWACIKINLYADAETLELIGKEHALVLSNHRSDIDWLIGWVMAQRAGCLGSSLAIMKKEAKYLPIIGWSMWFSDYIFLERSWAKDENNLKAGFKRLEDFPMTFWLALFVEGTRFTQEKLEAAQEYASIRSIPSPRNVLIPRTKGFVSAVSHIRSFVPAIYDCTVTVQNIQPTPTLLRMFSGQSSEVNLQMRRHKMSDLPETDDGIAQWCQDLFITKDAQLEKYFTKDVFSDLDVHQINRPIKPLIVVIIWLCLLIYGGFKLFQWLSVVASWKIIFLLVFFLVIATITMQVLIQSSESQRSTPAKRPLQEQLITA, from the exons ATGACGATCCCTGTGGCTCTTGTCTTTATCCCTGTTGGTGTCCTCTTCTTGATCTCTGGGCTCATTGTCAACATCATTCAG CTTGTGTTCTTCATCACTGTTCGTCCGTTCTCAAGAAGTTTGTATAGAAGAATCAACAAAACTGTTGCGGAATTGCTTTGGTTGCAGCTCATATGGTTGTTTGATTGGTGGGCTTGTATAAAG ATCAATTTATACGCCGATGCAGAAACTCTAGAGCTAATTG GGAAAGAACATGCACTTGTCTTAAGCAATCATCGAAGTGACATTGATTGGCTTATTGGATGGGTCATGGCTCAG CGTGCAGGTTGTCTTGGAAGCTCTTTAGCCATCATGAAGAAAGAAGCCAAGTATCTTCca ATCATAGGTTGGTCGATGTGGTTTTCGGATTACATTTTCTTGGAAAGAAGTTGGGCTAAGGATGAGAATAACCTCAAG GCAGGTTTTAAACGACTTGAGGACTTTCCTATGACATTCTGGTTGGCTCTTTTCGTTGAAGGAACTCGTTTCACTCAGGAGAAGCTTGAAGCTGCTCAAGAGTACGCTTCTATCCGAAGCATACCGTCTCCTCGGAATGTCTTGATTCCTCGTACAAAG GGATTTGTTTCGGCGGTGTCTCACATACGGTCATTTGTTCCTGCAATTTATGATTGTACCGTAACCGTTCAGAACATTCAGCCTACACCAACTCTGCTTAGGATGTTTAGTGGACAATCATCTGAG GTAAATTTGCAGATGAGACGTCACAAAATGAGCGATTTGCCAGAAACCGATGATGGCATTGCACAGTGGTGCCAAGATCTATTTATCACCAAg GATGCTCAACTTGAGAAATACTTCACAAAAGATGTGTTCAGCGACTTGGACGTTCACCAAATCAACCGGCCAATCAAACCATTGATC GTGGTCATCATTTGGTTATGTCTCCTTATATACGGTGGTTTTAAGCTATTCCAATGGCTCTCCGTGGTGGCTTCGTGGAAGATCATTTTTTTGCTTGTGTTCTTCTTGGTGATTGCAACTATAACAATGCAAGTACTAATTCAGTCGTCTGAGTCACAACGTTCAACTCCTGCAAAGAGACCTCTACAAGAACAACTTATTACTGCCTAG
- the LOC104759943 gene encoding uncharacterized protein LOC104759943, translating to MSKDLWEALQNLNLGSERSPMRMSREALKDREDANKLSLVVKCLNPQHQKPIGMKGALPKAWNLQGKVTSRINDDDTVQFFFKAEHHLMTVLENGPWHYNLWMVAIDRWTRRLLLTFLTEISFWVRILNIPEEFRSDAVVHEVGGVLGHIDEVRFQEATEETNGEVLARVTMNINDRLICVRYIEFDPSKPPVMIRFVFPKLRKFCFRCGSLRHDQSSCDYAIQIPQIDDEDTFPARPREEDDMSITPEYIPLTIREYGATSKFPTGEIVKSVAIGPNDETSATLIKEASLITQPVPPADNHQTLQTQIIRDITNHTNQVVTKDDVDPALTTDRGQKRKVQDMLMEDQASTSKPRTKGAFQGRGLKRNPLTIPYLKDIRKSTKPDILFLVETKNGFQYVNNLGRELAYPNSFILPSEGSSGGMAIFWNDAVKVDFVDTPSLNYTDLYISEPGSPTFLITYVYGDPDYKHHNRMWDTMTFWAEAGLYRGKPRLVLGDFNDILSNEEKFGGPQKSENSFKFFRKMLNTSGLHDLKVMGGKFTWTGQRYSYSIMSRIDRAVASADWQDMFPKAYVQLLDWIGYDHRPILIYTGEKRRTGCPLFRYDNRWRFNKEIKEELARTWNSECHHLSPKSFYEALKKCRSCLSKWKTQNPINSARRIQELKAQIHQAYNTSPVNLNHIKVLKTELTNVYRMEEEYWKTKSRIQWLQAGDRNTRFFHAKTKQRRSYNRISAITDTHGKVWSDEKGISRVIIDYFHNLYRTDENQEYIDDVVQYIKPRVSEEMNKELTEPITEEELYRAVRSMSREKAPGPDGFNPGFYHGHWSTIHTGVYKFAKLLFEEGELDPRMNNTHICLIPKVSQPSEVRDYRPISLANVAYKIISKALAERLKPWLNDIISTNQSAFIPGRMITDNILIAHELIHSLHTKKLVKPFIATKLDISKAFDKVEWSFIEAVMRRMGFSDLWCKWIMKCITTVSYSVFINGQPVGQIKPQRVIRQGDPISPCVYLLCTEALSALIQHNIKEKKFDGFKASRNGPPISHLLFADDSLMFCRASVDECTTILNILQHYEKASGQSVNFQKSAITFGKGKEVLLKSVITAIPTYSMSCFLLPQRIITQITKAMCHFWWSNTKDKHKVPWIAWNKITNSKEIGGLAIRDLKDFNLALLAKQSWRILHQPTSLLARVLKAKYYSKQSLLTSTCKSNSSYAWKSISQGTHLLSQGIKYIVGTGNQINVWHDKWLPLNPPRPARGHGATLHPTLKVSDLISQGRWNENMLHSYIHHEDIPHIRRIRPSITGADDEIAWIHTKSGLYSVKSGYHLQRKLSTESSSDTSSSFNISSCTTFKKLWAYNMPQKLKHLWWRCLHNALPVANNLKKKKMLTDDTCQRCGEAPEDLNHLLFHCRISKEIWSLSANNHHPGSFFSSNSLTQNVDMMLNLSKNQRKDVSLFPFIGWRIWKMRNDLIFNNKKWSIPDTINKAIIDSQQWKESLEAAHDDVQTKQTQEQKQSQSLSTPTSTQSIISEAKDYCCFVDGSWRSPNDCAGIAWVLYHKNAQILLQGKASIPPMNTPLEVEAEALKLAVHHLSRLGYNNVMFCGDAQILYKNVAHIPQCKHKQLNRDQFLITTQLRDIENMVSSYETITFVKIPRSVNYVADSLAKDARISKSDFVISWNTVT from the exons ATGTCTAAAGACTTATGGGAAGCTTTACAAAACCTCAATCTGGGCTCAGAAAGATCTCCTATGAGGATGTCTCGTGAAGCTTTAAAGGATCGCGAAGATGCAAATAAACTCAGTTTAGTGGTGAAGTGTTTAAATCCCCAGCATCAGAAACCAATAGGAATGAAAGGTGCTCTTCCTAAGGCTTGGAATCTGCAAGGTAAGGTCACGAGCAGAATCAACGATGATGACACAGTCCAATTTTTCTTCAAGGCAGAGCATCACTTAATGACAGTTCTTGAAAATGGGCCTTGGCACTATAATTTATGGATGGTAGCAATTGACCGTTGGACACGACGTCTACTTCTCACTTTTTTAACTGAGATTTCATTTTGGGTAAGAATCCTCAATATTCCTGAAGAGTTTAGATCTGACGCTGTTGTTCATGAAGTGGGAGGAGTTCTTGGGCATATAGATGAAGTTCGATTCCAGGAAGCTACTGAAGAGACAAACGGGGAGGTTTTAGCTCGTGTTACAATGAATATAAACGACCGACTCATCTGTGTCAGGTATATTGAATTTGATCCTTCCAAGCCACCGGTTATGATCAGATTTGTTTTTCCGAAGCTCCGCAAGTTCTGTTTTCGTTGTGGTTCTCTACGACATGACCAATCAAGTTGTGATTATGCAATCCAAATTCCACAAATTGATGATGAG GATACGTTTCCAGCTAGGCCGAGGGAGGAAGATGACATGTCTATCACTCCAGAATACATCCCTCTTACAATCAGAGAATATGGTGCCACATCTAAATTTCCTACAGGAGAGATAGTCAAATCTGTTGCTATTGGTCCTAATGATGAAACATCTGCAACTCTTATTAAAGAAGCTTCATTAATCACTCAACCGGTTCCTCCTGCAGACAATCATCAAACATTACAGACACAAATCATAAGGGATATCACAAATCATACCAATCAAGTTGTTACTAAAGATGATGTTGACCCTGCTTTGACCACGGACAGaggtcaaaaaagaaaagttcaagACATGTTAATGGAGGATCAAGCCTCAACTTCTAAGCCTAGAACTAAAGGTGCTTTTCAGGGGAGG GGGCTTAAGAGGAACCCTCTGACAATTCCATACCTGAAGGATATCAGGAAGTCTACTAAACCTGATATCTTGTTCCTCgtagaaacaaaaaatggttTCCAATATGTAAATAACTTAGGTAGGGAACTGGCTTATCCAAATAGTTTTATTCTTCCTTCAGAAGGTAGTAGTGGAGGCATGGCGATTTTTTGGAATGATGCGGTGAAGGTAGATTTTGTTGATACTCCTTCGTTGAACTATACTGATCTGTATATTTCAGAGCCGGGATCACCAACTTTTTTGATTACTTATGTATATGGTGATCCAGATTACAAGCATCATAACAGAATGTGGGATACAATGACTTTTTGGGCTGAAGCAGGTTTGTACAGGGGAAAACCTAGATTAGTATTAGGAGATTTCAATGACATACTTAGTAATGAGGAAAAGTTTGGAGGACCGCAAAAATCAGAAAACTCTTTCAAGTTTTTCAGGAAAATGCTTAACACATCTGGATTGCATGACTTAAAGGTCATGGGAGGAAAGTTTACTTGGACTGGCCAGAGATATTCTTACTCGATAATGTCAAGAATTGACAGAGCTGTGGCATCTGCAGATTGGCAAGACATGTTCCCCAAGGCCTATGTCCAACTTTTAGATTGGATTGGTTATGATCACAGACCAATCTTAATATACACAGGTGAGAAAAGGAGAACCGGTTGTCCCTTATTCAGGTATGACAACAGATGGCGTTTTAACAAGGAGATTAAGGAAGAACTTGCTAGGACCTGGAATTCTGAATGTCACCACTTATCACCTAAAAGTTTCTATGAAGCTCTCAAGAAATGCAGATCATGTCTTTCAAAGTGGAAAACGCAGAATCCTATTAACTCAGCAAGGCGAATCCAAGAACTGAAAGCTCAGATTCATCAAGCGTATAACACCTCTCCTGTTAATTTAAATCATATCAAAGTATTGAAAACAGAACTAACCAATGTTTATAGGATGGAAGAGGAATACTGGAAGACAAAAAGCCGAATCCAATGGCTCCAAGCAGGAGACCGTAACACAAGATTTTTCCatgcaaaaactaaacaaaggAGAAGCTATAACAGAATTAGTGCAATCACTGATACACATGGCAAAGTCTGGTCTGATGAGAAAGGTATCAGTCGAGTAATTATTGACTATTTTCATAATCTTTACCGTACGGATGAAAATCAGGAATACATTGATGATGTTGTGCAATATATTAAACCTCGAGTGTCAGAGGAGATGAATAAAGAGCTTACTGAGCCAATCACAGAAGAAGAGTTGTATCGAGCTGTCCGCTCTATGTCAAGGGAAAAAGCTCCAGGACCGGATGGTTTCAACCCAGGCTTCTATCATGGCCATTGGTCCACTATTCACACAGGTGTGTACAAATTTGCCAAGCTATTGTTTGAAGAAGGTGAGTTAGATCCAAGAATGAATAATACACACATCTGTTTGATACCAAAGGTGAGTCAGCCTAGTGAAGTAAGAGATTACAGACCAATAAGCCTAGCTAATGTAgcatataaaattatatcaaaagctttagcAGAGAGACTCAAACCATGGTTAAATGATATCATTTCTACAAACCAATCAGCTTTTATTCCTGGGAGAATGATCACAGATAACATTTTAATAGCGCATGAGCTTATTCATTCTCTCCATACAAAAAAGCTAGTCAAACCCTTTATAGCTACAAAGCTAGATATTAGTAAAGCTTTTGATAAGGTAGAATGGTCTTTTATTGAAGCAGTTATGAGGAGAATGGGTTTCTCTGATCTCTGGTGCAAATGGATAATGAAATGCATTACAACTGTTTCATATTCAGTGTTCATCAATGGACAGCCTGTTGGACAAATCAAGCCTCAGCGTGTTATAAGACAAGGTGACCCTATATCACCTTGTGTATATCTATTATGTACTGAAGCTTTATCTGCCCTAATCCAACATAACatcaaagagaaaaagtttGATGGATTTAAGGCCAGCAGAAATGGTCCCCCAATTTCTCATTTGCTTTTTGCAGATGATTCACTAATGTTCTGCAGAGCCTCAGTCGATGAGTGTACAACTATCCTAAACATCCTGCAACATTATGAGAAAGCCTCGGGTCAGAgtgtaaattttcaaaaatcggCCATCACGTTTGGTAAAG GCAAAGAAGTTCTCCTGAAATCAGTAATTACAGCAATTCCAACATACAGCATGTCCTGCTTCCTTTTGCCTCAAAGAATAATCACTCAGATCACAAAAGCCATGTGTCATTTTTGGTGGTCCAACACTAAGGATAAACACAAAGTTCCCTGGATAGCATGGAATAAGATCACTAATTCTAAGGAAATAGGTGGTTTAGCAATTAGAGATCTCAAAGATTTCAATTTAGCTCTGCTCGCAAAACAAAGTTGGCGGATCCTCCATCAACCAACATCTCTATTAGCAAGAGTTCTAAAAGCCAAATATTATTCGAAGCAGAGTCTTCTTACCTCCACTTGCAAATCGAATTCCAGCTATGCTTGGAAAAGTATATCCCAAGGTACTCATCTACTATCTCAGggtattaaatatatagtggGTACTGGTAATCAAATTAATGTTTGGCATGATAAGTGGCTCCCTCTTAATCCACCACGTCCAGCGAGAGGGCATGGCGCCACTCTTCATCCTACTTTAAAAGTTAGTGATCTGATATCTCAAGGTAGATGGAATGAAAATATGCTTCATAGCTACATTCACCATGAGGACATTCCACACATTAGGAGGATAAGACCGTCTATTACAGGAGCAGATGATGAAATTGCTTGGATTCATACGAAGAGTGGACTCTACTCAGTTAAATCGGGGTATCACCTTCAGAGAAAGTTGTCCACTGAAAGCTCCTCGGATACAAGTAGTTCGTTTAATATCTCAAGTTGCACAACATTTAAAAAGCTTTGGGCATATAATATGCCTCAAAAACTAAAGCATTTATGGTGGAGATGCCTTCATAATGCACTACCTGTGGCGAataatttaaagaagaaaaaaatgttgactGATGATACATGTCAAAGATGTGGAGAAGCACCAGAAGATCttaatcatcttcttttccaTTGCAGGATCAGCAAAGAGATTTGGAGTCTTAGTGCAAATAATCACCATCCaggttctttcttctcttccaattcTCTTACTCAAAATGTAGATATGATGCTGAATTTGAGTAAAAACCAAAGAAAGGATGTAAGTTTATTCCCTTTCATTGGTTGGCGCATTTGGAAAATGAGGAATGATTTGATATTCAATAATAAGAAGTGGTCCATTCCTGACACTATCAACAAAGCTATCATTGATTCGCAGCAATGGAAGGAAAGCTTGGAAGCCGCTCATGATGATGTGCAGACAAAGCAAACTCAAGAGCAAAAGCAGTCTCAGTCTCTGTCAACGCCAACCTCCACACAATCAATTATTAGTGAGGCCAAGGACTACTGCTGTTTtgttgatggttcatggagaTCACCAAATGACTGTGCAGGAATTGCTTGGGTTTTATATCACAAGAATGCACAAATTTTATTACAAGGCAAGGCGTCCATCCCTCCTATGAACACGCCTTTAGAAGTAGAAGCTGAAGCTTTAAAGCTAGCAGTTCATCATCTTAGCAGGTTGGGTTATAACAACGTTATGTTTTGTGGAGATGCACAAATCCTATATAAAAATGTAGCTCACATTCCCCAGTGCAAGCACAAGCAGTTAAACCGAGATCAATTTCTCATTACAACCCAGTTGAGGGATATTGAGAACATGGTTTCTTCATATGAAACTATCACTTTTGTTAAAATACCACGTTCTGTAAATTATGTAGCTGATAGTCTAGCTAAAGATGCTAGGATAAGTAAGTCAGACTTTGTAATATCATGGAATACTGTAacttga